Genomic DNA from Taurinivorans muris:
ATTTGCAAGGTTGCCAAGTTGACTTTGAATATCCATAGTAAACTCTCATAATATAGGTTTGTTGGAATAAAATAAGAAAAAAAGGAAGAATAAGCAATAGCTTACCCTTCCTAAAACATTGCGTTAAGTGTGGGAGATTAAGCAAGTTTAGCTTTCGCTAATTCCACAAGAGCGGCAAAGTCGGCTTTTTCACGAACAGCTAAATCGGCAAGCATTTTACGGTTGATAACAACACCGGCAAGCTCTAAACCGTGCATGAAACGTGAATAAGAAAGACCGTTTAAACGTGCACCGGCATTGATACGCATAATCCAAAGCTTACGGAAATCACGTTTGCGGAGTTTACGTCCGTGATAGGAATAAACCAATGAGCGTTCAACCGCTTCACGGGCGGTACGGTATAAACGGCTGCGGCCGCCGCGGAAACCTTTTGCTAATTTTAAATATTTCTTGTGTCTGCGATGACTAGCAAGACCTCTCTTTACACGCATGGAATACCTCCAAAATCAACTTCACGAGGCGGAGATCGGTAAAAGCCAGTGAAGTGTTAAATATGTTACAATTAATTCAATAAGAAACGCCAGATTATGCGTAAGGCATAAGACGGCGCAAAGCTTTTTCGTTTGTTTTGTCAACAATTGCGCTTTGACCTAAAAGCATACGGCGTTTCGCACATTTTTTAGTCAAAATGTGACGTAAGCCTTGGCGACGACGGCGGAATTTTCCGCTGCCTGTCACAGTGAAACGCTTTGCGGCAGAGCGACTCGTTTTCATCTTTGGCATGAGTTTCTCTCCTTTCCTTAATTACCATGATTCATGGTTACAATGTTGAGAACGTTATTTTGCATTTTTTTTTGTAAAAAGCAAGCAAAAAGTTTTGTTTTTAATTTTTTATTCCGCAGCGGCGTATTGCTCAAGCCGCAGCGCGCCGTTTTTGGGGCAGAAGAATGAAACTACGCCTCATCGCCGACAGAAAGCGCGGCAAGGAACGCTTCCTGCGGAAGTTCCACATTGCCCATGCGCTTCATGCGTTTTTTGCCTTCTTTTTGTTTTTCAAGAAGTTTGCGCTTACGGGTGATGTCGCCGCCGTAACATTTTGCGGTAACGTTTTTGCGGAAAGCGGAAACCGTTTCCCTGGCTATGATTTTTTGCCCGATAGCCGCTTGAATGGCGACTTCAAAAAGCTGCCGCGGTATGGTGCGTTTGAGTTTCAAGGCGAGATTTCTGCCGTAATAATAGGCTTTGTCTCTGTGCACGATGACGGCGAGGGCGTCAACCGGATCGCCGTTCAGCATGATGTCAAGCTTGACAAGGTTGGAGGCGCGGTAATCGATAGGTTCGTAGTCCATGGACGCGTAGCCTTTCGTGCCTGATTTCAGCCTGTCAAAGAAATCGTAAACAATTTCCGCAAAAGGCAGTTCATAGGTGATGACAACGCGGGAGGAAGTCAGATAGCCCATGTTTTTTTGAATGCCGCGTTTTTCTTCGCAAAGCTTGAACACATTACCCACATATTCCTGGGGAACATGGATGTCCATTTTGACATAAGGTTCGTAGAGAACTTCAATTTTTGCGGGGTCGGGAAGCTTTGAGGGGTTATCGATGGAAAGTTCCTGTCCTTCGGTGGTGAGGACTTTGTAAATGACGGACGGGGCTGTTGCGATAAGTTCCACTTGAAATTCGCGTTCAAGCCTTTCCTGAATGATTTCCATATGCAGCAAGCCCAAAAAACCGCAGCGGAAGCCAAAGCCGAGAGCTTGTGAGGTTTCGGGTTCAAAAGAGAATGCGGCATCGTTGAGCTGCAATTTTTCCAAAGCAGTTTTAAGGGTTTCATAGTCAGCGGAATCAGTCGGATACAGACCGCAGAAAACCATGGATTGGACTTCTTTGAACCCCGGAACGGCTTCACGCGCCGGGTTTTCCGCAAGAGTCACGGTATCGCCGACCCGGGCGTCGCCAAGTTCCTTGATGTTGCCGCATAAAAAGCCTACTTCGCCGGCTCCGAGTTCGTCCAAATCTTTCGCCGTAGGAGAAAACACCCCTAAGCGGATGACTTCATATTCCTTGCCGGTCGCCATAAGGCGGATTTTGTCGCCTTTTTTGATTTTTCCGTCCATAATCCTGAAAAGCACGATGACGCCTTGGTAGGAATCATACCAAGAATCAAAAATAAGGGCTTTCAGCGGAGCGTTCAAATCTCCTTGCGGAGCGGGCAGGTATTCGACTATCGCTTCCAAGACTTTATCGATATTCAATCCGGTTTTTGCGGAAACGGGAACCGCAATGGAACAGTCAAGCCCTATGCTTTCTTCGATTTCCTTTTCAACCCTTTCCACATCGGCGCTTGGCAAATCGATCTTATTGAGCACGGGAATGATTTCGTGGTTATGGTCAAGCGCCAAATAAACATTGGCAAGGGTTTGGGCTTCGACGCCTTGGGTTGCGTCCACGACAAGGAGCGCTCCGTCGCAGGCAGCCAAGGAACGGGAAACTTCGTAATTGAAGTCAACGTGTCCCGGGGTGTCGATAAGGTTCAAAATATAGTTTTTCCCGTTTTTGTCCGTAAACGGAATACGCACGGTTTGGGCTTTGATTGTGATGCCCCGTTCCCTTTCCAAATCCATATTGTCAAGGTATTGGTCTTTTTTTTCACGGTCGCTGACAAGATTGGTAAATTCCAAAATCCTGTCCGCCAATGTGGATTTGCCGTGGTCAATGTGCGCAATGATGGAGAAGTTTCTGATATTTTCTAAATTTGAATGTGCCATAAGTCTTACGAATTGGCTTTACCAAAGCCGGGTATGTGGAGCTTGCGCTCCAGTGCGTGAAGAATCCATGTCGCCAAGGTGACTAAAAATAAATAATAGCAGCCTGCCAATAAATAAACTTCGGTGGGGCGGAATGTTCTTGAAACAAGAATTTTCGCTTCACCTGTCAATTCAATGTGCGTAACGATATAGGCAAGTGAACTGTATTTTATAAGGTAAATTATTTCATTGCCGCAGCCCGGAATGGCTTTTCTGAACGCTTGCGGAATGATAATCGACCAAATAATCTGAAATTTCGTCATGCCAAGGGCTTGCCCCGCCTTTATTTGCCCTTGTTTTATGGAGAGAAGCGCTCCGCGTATATATTCCGATTGATATGCGCCTGTGCAGAAAATGAAGCCGATCAGCGCGGCTTGATACGGGGTCAGATAAATTTTTATGAAAGGCAGGTAAGGCAGACCGAAATACAGGATCATGAGCTGAATGGTGAGGGGAACTCCGCGGATGACGGCAACAAAGGTATCCGCTGTTTTCTTTATCCACTTTGTTCCGAAAACACGCAGTACGCCCATAAAAATTCCGAAACTTCCGCCGATGAGGGCTGCGGGGATGATAAGCCACAGGCTTTCCACCAGTCCCTTGTTGAGCTTTGGAATGACCCGTTCCATATAAAATGCCAAATCAAAAAGTTCCATTTTTATTCCTGTTTAGCCGGCATTGCCTGTAAGGGTGGTCAGTTTGGAGCAAAAATCAAGGGTACGGGTTTTCGCCCCTTCCGCAAGCAAAACTTTCGGCGTATCTTTTTCAATGATAACGCCATGTTCCATAAACAAAACTTCTGTGGCGAGGGAACGTACGAAATCCATTTGGTGGGTCGCCATAATCATAGGCATGCCGCCTTTTGCAAGGTCTTGGATAACGGTCATGACTTCGCCAACAAGTTCAGGGTCGAGGGCGGAGGTGGGTTCGTCGAGCAAAAGAATTTTCGGCTGCATTGCCAGCGCCCTTGCAATGGCGACACGCTGCTTTTGTCCGCCTGAAAGCTGGGCGGGATAAAGTCCCGCGCGGTTGGCGAGCCCGACCCGTTCCAGTTCTTTTCTGGCTCTTTTTTGCGCGTCTGTTTTTGAAAGCTTATGCACTTTGATAAGCGCCAAACAAATATTGTCAAGGGCTGTCAAATGGTCAAACAAATTGAAGTCTTGGAAAATCATGCCGACATTTTGGCGTAAACGGCAAAGTTCCGCATTGTTTTGAGTATTGATTTTTTTGCCTTCGAGATAAATTTCGCCTTCATCGGGAACGATAAGATGATTGATGCATTGTAAAAGCGTACTTTTTCCGGCTCCGGAAGGTCCGATTAGAACTTTGAGCCCCCCTGCTTCCATGTCGAGGGAAACGTTATCTAAAATCTTTCTGTTACCAAGGGTTACAGAGATATTTTTCACACTGAGAAGAGTTGTCATTGTCTGTCCTTAATCATACGGAAAGTGTATAGCCCGGAATTGCGTATTTTTGTTCCACGCGGCGTAAAATGCGTATTCCGGCAAGAGTGATGAGAAAATATAAAAAACCTGCTGTGATATAAAGCGGCAAATATTCATAGGTGCGGGAAGCGACAAAATGAGCTCTTGCCATAATTTCGGAAGCCCCGACAGCGAAACAGAGGGCGGAGTCTTTCAATAAAATGGAAAATTCATTGGACCATCCCGGAATGGAAAGGCGTAAGGCTTGGGGAAGAATGATGTTTTTAATGATTTGCGCATCGGTCATGCCAAGGGCGGAGCCTGCTTTGTATTGTCCGATAGGCAGTGATTGGATGGAGCCGCGGAAAATTTGAGATTGATAGGCGGAACTGGCAAGTCCGAGGACTAAGCCGGAAGCCGTGAGCGCGTCCAAATTCAAGCCTATGACGTTGAACAAACCGAAATAGAAAAGGAAAAGAAGCAATAAAATAGGCACTCCGCGGAAGAACCATACATATAATCCGACACAGCGGCGGATCAGGCTGTTGCCGTAAACCTGCATGATGGCGAGAGGAACGCCGAGGCAAAAGCCAAGAGCCAATGCTCCCACGACAAGCAAGACAGTGATATATGTTCCTTCAAGAATATAGGGCAGATTGATAAGAATTGTTTTTAGGGTTTCCACATTTTTTCCGATAACATTTAAAATAAAAAGGGCAAAAACGAATTTTTGCTCATATGGAGGGCGTACTTATTTGAAAAGTACGCCCGGAAAAGGATTAATGATTGCTTAAATATTTAGTGTGAAGTTCTTGCCAAAACGGGTCTTTTTTCAAAAGTTCGTAGCCGTCGTTGATGAGCTTCAAAAGTTCCGCATTTTCTTTGTTCACTGCAACGCCGAAATCATCGCCCGGAGCATATTCGCCCACGATTTTGATAGCTTTGCCGTTTTTAATGGCGTCTTCGGCAGGAGCAGAATCAATGGCGATAGCGTCGATACGTCCGTTCAAAAGGTCTTCCACGCTCATCGGAGGAGAGTCGTAAAGGCGCAGGGTGATGGCTAATTTCTCATTGTCGATGCGGGATTGCAAAAGTTCATGTTCGTTTGTGCCGCGCTGCACGCCAAGGGTATATTTGCCTTTGAAAACTTCTTCAGCGGTAAGGTCGGAGCCGTTTTTCACAGCAATGTATTTTTTTATGGAATAATACGGTTCGGAAAAATTGACAGCTTGTTTTCTTTCCTCGGAAATGCTCATGCCGGAACAGATCATATCGATTTTTTTGGCTTGCAGAGCAGGAATGATACCGTCCCAGTTTATTGGAGTATGCTGAACTTCAAAACCCATTTTATTTGCTATCCAGTTCATGGATTCAATGTCAAAACCAGCGGCGTTTCCTTGTTCATCGATAAATGAGAAAGGAGGATAATTTGCATCAATACCGTTTACGTATGTTTTTGCTTGGGCGAAAGGCGCCAAAGCTAAAAACAGAAAGGCAAAAACCAAAGCAGAAAAGCGTTTCATACCAGCTCCTACGTTAGAATGTTGATGGGAAGTTCAATACTCCTTTGAAATTGTCAATAATTTCAAATCGCTATTATTATATAGCAAATACTTCGGAATTGCAACTTGTTTATTTTGGAAAATAGCGGTAAGGTGAGGAAAATTTTGAGGTAAGCCATGTGTATAAATAAAAAAATCATAAAGTTCATTTCCTTGCTTTTCCCTTTTCTTTTGGGCGGAATGGTCGTTTTTTTCGCTGAAAAGGAAGACGGAACGAATAATGTTGCCGAGGCGGAACTTTTTACGGAAGAAAAAAGCATGATGCAGCAGAACAAGGTTGAAGTCGTGAACGTTTACGACGGGGATAGCTTGGACGCGCTCGGCAGTAACGGGAAGAAAATAAAACTTCGTTTGTACGGGATTGACGCGCCTGAAAAAGGGCAGAATTTTTCCCTGTCAGCCAAAGTTTTTTTGGAAGACACCGTTAAAGACAAATTGTATTCGCTGGATGTGCGGTATAAAGATAAATACGGGCGTTATGTCGCCGTGTTATTTGATGAAAACGGTATCGCTTTGCAGGAAGATTTGATCAGGAACGGTTTCGCATGGGTTTATCCGCAGTTTTGCGAGGATATCATTCTTTGCGTAGGCTGGCAGCATGTGCAGGAAGAAGCCGTAAATTCGCGGCAAGGCTTATGGCAGGAAAAAAATCCTCTTTCTCCGTGGGATTATAAGCATAATAGGAAATAATCCCATCGCAGGGGATAGCATGATTTTGGTTCTATAAATGAATAGGCACGATTATCCTATGAAATTTGATAGTTAATTCATATTGCGCTATTTTTTTGATTTTTGAAATAATTTAGGAAATTATGCTTTCCTTATTTCGGTATTGGCGATATACTAAATCTAAATTTTTGTATTGAAATGTGTAGAATGTTTTTTATACAGGAGACTATATTGAGCATACAGACAACAATAAAAATAATTTAAATATTAGACTGTTACTCTTTGCTCTTTGATTTATAACTATTAATTAAGTATAGGTAAGATCTACAGTAAAAATGATGATAGATTTATTACAAGGCTAAGATATCCTTTCTCAGAAGAATTGGATGAATTAAATGAAAGAAATTGTATTTGGGATATCCGTTACTTACTAATTGTATTGTCTTGAAATTGCGATAATACTTATTTATAGTATCTCAAGAATTTGCAATAACTTACTAGATACAATTTATTTTTATTCTATATAAATATATTGGAGGGGTAAAAAA
This window encodes:
- the rplT gene encoding 50S ribosomal protein L20 translates to MRVKRGLASHRRHKKYLKLAKGFRGGRSRLYRTAREAVERSLVYSYHGRKLRKRDFRKLWIMRINAGARLNGLSYSRFMHGLELAGVVINRKMLADLAVREKADFAALVELAKAKLA
- the rpmI gene encoding 50S ribosomal protein L35; protein product: MPKMKTSRSAAKRFTVTGSGKFRRRRQGLRHILTKKCAKRRMLLGQSAIVDKTNEKALRRLMPYA
- the lepA gene encoding translation elongation factor 4, with translation MAHSNLENIRNFSIIAHIDHGKSTLADRILEFTNLVSDREKKDQYLDNMDLERERGITIKAQTVRIPFTDKNGKNYILNLIDTPGHVDFNYEVSRSLAACDGALLVVDATQGVEAQTLANVYLALDHNHEIIPVLNKIDLPSADVERVEKEIEESIGLDCSIAVPVSAKTGLNIDKVLEAIVEYLPAPQGDLNAPLKALIFDSWYDSYQGVIVLFRIMDGKIKKGDKIRLMATGKEYEVIRLGVFSPTAKDLDELGAGEVGFLCGNIKELGDARVGDTVTLAENPAREAVPGFKEVQSMVFCGLYPTDSADYETLKTALEKLQLNDAAFSFEPETSQALGFGFRCGFLGLLHMEIIQERLEREFQVELIATAPSVIYKVLTTEGQELSIDNPSKLPDPAKIEVLYEPYVKMDIHVPQEYVGNVFKLCEEKRGIQKNMGYLTSSRVVITYELPFAEIVYDFFDRLKSGTKGYASMDYEPIDYRASNLVKLDIMLNGDPVDALAVIVHRDKAYYYGRNLALKLKRTIPRQLFEVAIQAAIGQKIIARETVSAFRKNVTAKCYGGDITRKRKLLEKQKEGKKRMKRMGNVELPQEAFLAALSVGDEA
- a CDS encoding amino acid ABC transporter permease yields the protein MELFDLAFYMERVIPKLNKGLVESLWLIIPAALIGGSFGIFMGVLRVFGTKWIKKTADTFVAVIRGVPLTIQLMILYFGLPYLPFIKIYLTPYQAALIGFIFCTGAYQSEYIRGALLSIKQGQIKAGQALGMTKFQIIWSIIIPQAFRKAIPGCGNEIIYLIKYSSLAYIVTHIELTGEAKILVSRTFRPTEVYLLAGCYYLFLVTLATWILHALERKLHIPGFGKANS
- a CDS encoding amino acid ABC transporter ATP-binding protein encodes the protein MTTLLSVKNISVTLGNRKILDNVSLDMEAGGLKVLIGPSGAGKSTLLQCINHLIVPDEGEIYLEGKKINTQNNAELCRLRQNVGMIFQDFNLFDHLTALDNICLALIKVHKLSKTDAQKRARKELERVGLANRAGLYPAQLSGGQKQRVAIARALAMQPKILLLDEPTSALDPELVGEVMTVIQDLAKGGMPMIMATHQMDFVRSLATEVLFMEHGVIIEKDTPKVLLAEGAKTRTLDFCSKLTTLTGNAG
- a CDS encoding amino acid ABC transporter permease, encoding METLKTILINLPYILEGTYITVLLVVGALALGFCLGVPLAIMQVYGNSLIRRCVGLYVWFFRGVPILLLLFLFYFGLFNVIGLNLDALTASGLVLGLASSAYQSQIFRGSIQSLPIGQYKAGSALGMTDAQIIKNIILPQALRLSIPGWSNEFSILLKDSALCFAVGASEIMARAHFVASRTYEYLPLYITAGFLYFLITLAGIRILRRVEQKYAIPGYTLSV
- a CDS encoding ABC transporter substrate-binding protein; translated protein: MKRFSALVFAFLFLALAPFAQAKTYVNGIDANYPPFSFIDEQGNAAGFDIESMNWIANKMGFEVQHTPINWDGIIPALQAKKIDMICSGMSISEERKQAVNFSEPYYSIKKYIAVKNGSDLTAEEVFKGKYTLGVQRGTNEHELLQSRIDNEKLAITLRLYDSPPMSVEDLLNGRIDAIAIDSAPAEDAIKNGKAIKIVGEYAPGDDFGVAVNKENAELLKLINDGYELLKKDPFWQELHTKYLSNH
- a CDS encoding thermonuclease family protein — encoded protein: MCINKKIIKFISLLFPFLLGGMVVFFAEKEDGTNNVAEAELFTEEKSMMQQNKVEVVNVYDGDSLDALGSNGKKIKLRLYGIDAPEKGQNFSLSAKVFLEDTVKDKLYSLDVRYKDKYGRYVAVLFDENGIALQEDLIRNGFAWVYPQFCEDIILCVGWQHVQEEAVNSRQGLWQEKNPLSPWDYKHNRK